Proteins co-encoded in one Capsicum annuum cultivar UCD-10X-F1 chromosome 9, UCD10Xv1.1, whole genome shotgun sequence genomic window:
- the LOC107842120 gene encoding putative cyclin-D7-1 has protein sequence MDSLLCDEVWIEEGGGGFNNDVGNGSCFYSTKEDCEEAFEILLDKEMSYMPKPGYVKLIKENFFIENARFKSIHWLIKSQRRWNLSFETVFGAASYLDRFISLNNCQGWSYWMFELLSIACLSVASKFHETSPPQLLELQMEGVENLFESAMIQRMELALLETLGWRLNSPTPYSYIELLQWNINPLKLSLLQDFTSRVNELLLGILLDAKFLEFRPCVIAQSAVTCISEDLSLLIEDSCFNNFTGLIPQDQKDDLSKCQRMMNKQFLIEEFQELVTCGGFYCGPSSPVTVLTKQQHDLCDCQLHQYSSLFNIPQGGINFISNMNKRKRER, from the exons ATGGATAGTTTGCTATGTGATGAAGTGTGGatagaagaaggaggaggaggattcAACAATGATGTTGGGAATGGTAGTTGTTTTTACTCAACCAAAGAAGATTGTGAAGAAGcttttgaaattttattagaCAAAGAGATGAGTTACATGCCTAAACCAGGCTATGTTAAACTcataaaagagaatttttttattgAGAATGCAAGGTTCAAATCTATTCATTGGCTTATTAAG TCACAAAGGCGGTGGAATCTCTCTTTTGAAACTGTATTTGGTGCTGCAAGTTACCTTGATCGGTTTATCTCTTTAAACAACTGCCag GGATGGAGTTACTGGATGTTTGAGTTACTCTCAATTGCATGTTTGTCTGTGGCCTCTAAATTCCATGAGACAAGTCCCCCTCAATTGCTTGAATTACAG ATGGAAGGtgttgaaaatttgtttgaaTCAGCAATGATTCAACGTATGGAATTGGCATTATTGGAGACTTTAGGATGGAGATTAAATTCACCAACACCATATTCATACATTGAATTGCTTCAATGGAATATCAATCCACTCAAATTATCCCTCCTTCAAGATTTTACTTCACGCGTCAATGAGCTACTACTTGGAATTCTTTTAG ATGCTAAATTCTTGGAGTTTAGGCCTTGTGTTATTGCACAATCTGCTGTTACCTGCATTTCTGAAGATTTGTCTCTATTAATAGAGGACTCCTGTTTCAATAACTTTACTGGGCTCATCCctcaagaccaaaag GATGATCTAAGCAAGTGTCAAAGAATGATGAATAAACAATTCTTGATTGAGGAATTTCAAGAATTGGTAACATGTGGTGGTTTTTATTGTGGCCCTTCAAGTCCAGTGACTGTATTAACAAAGCAGCAGCATGACTTGTGTGATTGTCAACTTCATCAATATTCCTCCCTCTTCAATATTCCTCAAGGGGGCATCAATTTCATATCTAATATGAATAAACGTAAAAGGGAACGTTGA